The Maylandia zebra isolate NMK-2024a linkage group LG7, Mzebra_GT3a, whole genome shotgun sequence genome contains a region encoding:
- the prrc2b gene encoding protein PRRC2B isoform X3: MSDRLGQITKSKDGKSKYSSLSLFDKYKGKSIETQKNTVVPRHGLQSLGKVATARRMPPPAHLPSLKSENKGNDPNVIIVPKDGTGWANKQEQPDQKNSVASTPQLPELQPPLPLQKSVSNLQKSSPVANQENTNTSGPKQWAQLNGKAVEQDGSRASNRLQPFSHEEFPTLKAAGEQDRAGKERSGFDPSYGPGPSLRPQNVTSWREGGGRNLQPSSLTLSLPADPEGKATALAETGTPPASSHPSSATVTTSSNTVTAPSPGPDPKELSLRPAQPVRRTAVPTALQYQLHHTSTAVYHDMLPAFMCSKETREATGTDHVPTTVAAPARFDSKPTFRQSYAKPELVNGDVRRENRFVRAAPRLSSQPIRRPTDRPVRPAIINPEDLKDLDELDNDCEDGWAGLHEEVDYSEKLKFSDDEEEHSSSDKNKIWADWERERDNQRDCHSSLSSGEASYPQEGPEESYSFQHHHHEPPRKTNGKYLSTDTQVQQRNQGDPLADQDDHQRQSQAPARAKYVSPELSEAVERARRRREEEERRAREERLAACAEKLKKLDEKFGKTERQTSRTDDSQKEVEGKEVPLSPSREQSRSHHDNWHYSTKDGSECPSDISPGHSYREESGFSTYRGSEDDGPEPSSPSGDYSGRQPIKPVPPRFQKQPQHHQQQEQMFKMQHWQQSGHPNPSGSSHTQRGYYPPHVLGFDPRWMMMPPFMDPRMTQGRSPVDYYPAGMIKPMMHQDHLNSPGSDEGCHPNLPQERRAPSTEPYPVWNQDGYPLRSFTPPYQRQRESSESGHPDDRGDMASSQQDSYEERASDCLSHTQDDLPHHSYQSRGSDREQHDQGLLTTAQNLSQNYSDSEYPKQESRDKHLKDGLESHDEALDGSTDNWKRDGSQKQDGGVNSAQNQWSEASSSSSSVNQPSEASGRTLIRRTGPIKKPVLKALKVEDKENEKPKPEPEEKPVPYRLEKEVLTNVYDLKKDNQPANNRRSASPVVEKQPEERQRQSPAPSKMDRPLSTHSDDSPKENTWSSAKSQSLRDSQENREPQAPRRNNWIFIDEEQAFGAVRGTGRGRSRGFREFNSRGGTRGGRGGDNLRGVYNNNNNSSGSSTQRAGRGRAPPRDLIKVEEFQRGKPRRRNVSETLSEASEYEELPKRRRQKGSENGEGYTESGDVRKADRESWRSNKVYTDDQTAPDSREKTKVTRGFGNRVLPPRLNTTGSYSRSFGGSRDISTWRGRGPQFSGSSSGSMQENGYGPGAETAYSRRPPVERDALKYTPKFTGSFMENGTEEREGEYYFDSENPDRQILRRRRPPRQDKPPRFRRLRQEREPGSNQWTSDEFINGDFANPWPGHSKSTGDDNWPSGHYSGRPSQHGQTEEWETGSDNSDFGDWREKRSGGGGIATQGHGDIPSDSGQEPGSSEKRELSKRSFSSQRPLVERQNRKGEPSLLDASKMVRAPDNPPTSSNRSDSWQNGGTSCKRSPDESGSVYSIEQLPEEREPIEPAGKKLDKELKPGPVKTDITEPLSPYELSSYPIEGDAGGPGSNADGYQDALSKKQRRPQEDDRRRKEQGAAVPVKNRTVTSKMPPRFAKKQGSMSIEQPEEGISSNNLGTEIWETNSSALSVQSSGGDSWTKQVSYTGSEPNSEDSDAGPEQNKEQHKPGPIGNERSLKHRKGSEGVDRLEGGPITPVNGVDLHVDTVLPVPPIEFGVSAKDSDFSLPPGSTPVPVSNPVNKLQDTALNQSIPILRSNHLQPGINLNPISFPSADLTLKMESARKAWENSQSLPEQGSPGGSASGAQPPCSAGSSTGVSYSSFGGVSMPPMPVASVAPSMSMQGNHIPPLYLDGHVFPSQPRLVPPTMTQQQTYQQAAAAQQIPISLHTSLQAQAQLGLRGGLPVSQSQEMFSSIPPFRSQVYMHPNLSQPSPMVLSGGAPLKGPYSAFPGMQPSDMVKPQSGSHYQPMNGSQQLVYDSQMNQGPGMGSSQLMDSQLIQVTMPLPGSQLRYGSAQQHLILPQSIQLQQGQNLSVGAPRRMLPPGSQAAVMTGSREGPQMEMKGFQFSEKPNHSPGMSGGSYRPGSASPGGKPSGPGGPVGPLPTHFAQQVPPAQGSMVMHMRPPTTGPFPNPIQRPVMQVNKPVIIRSPPYPNPGRDPPHSIPPSASEPPVKGQEDGMKNKTIRDVRKAVGEGKTPSGGMTSKLQEPLPSTGQAKPARTGAIKPQAVKVEEGKA; the protein is encoded by the exons ATGTCCGATCGTTTGGGGCAAATAACCAAGTCCAAGGATGGAAAAAGCAAGTATTCCTCACTCAGCCTATTTGATAAGTACAAGGGAAAATCAATAGAAACTCAGAAAAACACAG TAGTTCCGCGACATGGCTTGCAGAGTCTTGGTAAAGTGGCCACAGCCCGGCGTATGCCCCCACCAGCTCATCTGCCGAGCTTGAAgtctgaaaacaaaggaaacgaTCCCAACGTGATTATAGTGCCCAAAGACGGTACAGGATGGGCGAACAAGCAGGAACAACCCGATCAAAAGAA TTCTGTTGCATCAACACCACAGCTGCCGGAGTTGCAGCCGCCGCTGCCTTTGCAGAAATCTGTCTCCAATCTTCAGAAGTCCTCACCGGTAGCCAACCAGGAG aacacaaacacaagtggACCAAAGCAATGGGCCCAGCTAAATGGAAAGGCAGTAGAGCAAGATG GTTCAAGGGCCTCAAACCGACTTCAGCCCTTCTCTCACGAGGAATTTCCCACACTGAAGGCAGCTGGAGAACAGGACAGGGCTGGCAAGGAAAGAAGCGGCTTCGATCCGTCGTATGGGCCCGGACCAAGCCTCCGCCCCCAGA ATGTGACAAGCTGGAGGGAAGGTGGTGGCAGGAACCTTCAGCCCTCATCCCTGACCCTCAGCCTGCCAGCAGATCCTGAGGGTAAGGCCACTGCCCTGGCTGAGACTGGCACCCCTCCAGCCTCGTCTCACCCCTCCTCCGCCACAGTCACCACCTCATCTAATACGGTGACGGCTCCGTCACCAGGCCCTGACCCCAAGGAGCTTTCCCTGCGACCTGCTCAGCCTGTCCGCAGAACAGCCGTCCCTACTGCATTGCAGTACCAGCTTCATCACACTTCAACTGCTGTCTACCATGACATGTTGCCTGCCTTT ATGTGCTCTAAAGAGACACGTGAAGCTACGGGTACAGACCATGTTCCCACCACCGTAGCAGCCCCTGCCCGTTTTGACAGCAAACCTACTTTTAGGCAGAGCTATGCCAAACCTGAGCTTGTAAA TGGTGACGTAAGGAGAGAGAATCGCTTTGTCCGTGCTGCGCCTCGACTTTCTTCACAGCCTATCCGTAGACCTACCGACAGACCAGTTCGCCCAGCCATTATTAATCCAGAGGATTTGAAGGATCTGGATGAGCTTGACAATGATTGTGAAGATGGATGGGCTG GACTTCATGAGGAGGTTGATTATAGTGAGAAGCTCAAATTTagtgatgatgaagaagaacaCTCTTCCAGTGACAAAAACAAGATCTG GGCTGactgggagagggagagagataaCCAGCGGGACTGCCATTCCTCCCTTAGCTCGGGGGAGGCATCTTACCCACAAGAGGGTCCAGAAGAGAGTTACTCTTTCCAGCATCACCACCACGAGCCTCCCAGGAAGACCAACGGCAAATATCTCTCCACAGACACCCAG GTCCAACAGAGAAACCAAGGAGACCCACTTGCTGACCAGGATGATCACCAGCGGCAGTCTCAGGCACCAGCTAGGGCCAAGTATGTGTCGCCTGAGCTGTCTGAGGCTGTTGAGAGAGCCCGAAGACGgcgggaggaggaagagaggcgTGCTCGTGAGGAACGTCTGGCAGCATGTGCTGAAAAGCTCAAAAAACTGGATGAAAAATTTGGGAAGACTGAAAGGCAGACATCAAGGACGGATGACAGCCAGAAGGAGGTAGAGGGAAAAGAAGTTCCACTGTCCCCAAGTCGGGAACAGAGTCGAAGCCACCATGATAACTGGCACTACAGCACAAAAG ATGGAAGTGAGTGTCCCTCGGACATTTCCCCTGGCCATAGTTACCGTGAAGAGTCTGGCTTCTCTACCTACCGTGGCAGTGAAGACGATGGCCCAGAGCCCTCCTCACCATCAGGAGACTACAGTGGGCGTCAGCCAATCAAACCAGTGCCACCCCGCTTTCAAAAGCAACCAcaacaccaccagcagcag GAACAAATGTTCAAGATGCAGCATTGGCAGCAGTCAGGTCACCCTAATCCATCAGGGTCAAGCCACACTCAGCGGGGCTACTACCCTCCACATGTCCTTGGTTTTGATCCGCGCTGGATGATGATGCCACCTTTCATGGATCCCCGCATGACCCAGGGACGGTCTCCTGTTGACTACTACCCTG CAGGAATGATAAAACCTATGATGCACCAAGATCACTTGAACAGTCCCGGTTCTGATGAGGGATGCCATCCAAACTTGCCTCAGGAGAGACGAGCGCCTTCCACTGAGCCTTACCCAGTGTGGAATCAAGATGGCTACCCCTTGCGTAGCTTTACTCCACCTTACCAGAGACAGCGTGAAAGCTCGGAAAGCGGACATCCCGATGACAG AGGTGATATGGCCTCTTCCCAACAGGACTCCTATGAAGAGAGGGCCAGTGATTGTTTGTCCCACACTCAAGATGATCTTCCCCATCACAGTTATCAGAGCAGAGGTTCAGACAGAGAACAACATGACCAAGGCTTGCTCACCACCGCTCAGAACCTCTCTCAGAATTATTCAGATAGTGAATACCCAAAGCAAGAGTCGAGAGACAAGCATCTGAAAGATGGCCTTGAATCCCACGACGAGGCCTTAGATGGCTCCACAGACAACTGGAAAAGAGATGGTAGCCAGAAACAAGACGGAGGGGTTAACAGTGCCCAAAACCAGTGGTCTGAAGCCAGTTCCAGTTCAAGTAGTGTCAACCAGCCATCTGAGGCTAGTGGACGCACCTTGATACGCAGAACTGGTCCCATCAAGAAACCAGTTCTTAAGGCTCTCAAAGTGGAAGACAAGGAGAATGAAAAGCCTAAACCTGAGCCTGAGGAGAAGCCTGTCCCCTACCGCCTGGAGAAAGAAGTCCTTACTAACGTTTATGACTTGAAGAAAGACAACCAGCCTGCCAACAATAGGCGTTCTGCATCACCTGTGGTtgaaaaacaacctgaagagaggCAGCGCCAGTCTCCAGCTCCCAGTAAAATGGACAGACCTCTGAGCACCCACAGCGATGACTCTCCCAAGGAGAACACTTGGAGCAGTGCTAAAAGCCAGTCACTTAGAGACAGTCAGGAGAACCGAGAACCCCAGGCACCACGGCGCAATAACTGGATCTTTATTGATGAAGAACAGGCCTTTGGTGCAGTGAGGGGGACGGGTAGAGGCCGCAGTCGAGGCTTCCGGGAATTTAACTCCAGAGGTGGAACCCGCGGTGGCCGCGGTGGAGATAATCTCAGAGGTGTttataacaacaataacaacagcagtggcagcagcaCTCAGCGAGCAGGCAGAGGTCGAGCACCACCCAGGGATCTAATCAAGGTCGAGGAGTTTCAGAGGGGCAAACCCCGTAGGCGAAATGTCAGTGAAACATTGAGTGAAGCCTCAGAGTATGAGGAACTTCCCAAGAGGCGTCGCCAGAAAGGATCTGAAAATGGAGAAGGCTATACAGAGTCTGGGGATGTCCGTAAAGCTGatagagagtcttggagatccAACAAGGTGTACACAGATGATCAGACTGCCCCAGATTCCAGAGAAAAGACCAAGGTCACCAGAGGCTTTGGAAATCGGGTGCTGCCTCCACGACTGAACACCACTGGTAGTTACAGTCGAAGCTTTGGAGGATCTAGAGATATTTCTACATGGAGGGGCCGTGGGCCTCAATTTAGTGGCAGCAGTAGCGGCTCGATGCAAGAAAATGGTTATGGTCCTGGAGCAGAGACTGCTTACTCCCGCAGACCCCCAGTTGAGCGTGACGCTCTCAAGTACACTCCTAAATTTACTGGCTCCTTCATGGAAAATGGAACAGAGGAGCGTGAAGGAGAATACTACTTTGACAGCGAGAACCCTGACAGACAGATTTTAAGGAGAAGGCGTCCTCCACGTCAAGACAAGCCTCCGCGCTTCCGTCGTCTACGACAAGAGCGTGAACCTGGCTCAAATCAGTGGACAAGTGATGAGTTCATAAACGGGGACTTTGCAAATCCCTGGCCAGGTCATTCTAAAAGCACTGGTGATGATAACTGGCCCAGTGGCCACTACTCTGGACGTCCTAGCCAGCATGGCCAGACAGAGGAATGGGAGACGGGTTCAGACAACAGCGACTTTGGTGACTGGAGAGAGAAACGGAGTGGAGGTGGAGGCATTGCTACACAGGGCCATGGCGATATTCCCTCAGACTCTGGCCAGGAGCCAGGCTCCAGTGAGAAGAGGGAGCTTTCTAAGAGAAGCTTCTCTAGTCAGAGACCATTGGTGGAACGGCAGAACAGGAAAGGAGAACCATCACTGCTGGACGCAAGCAAGATGGTGCGTGCACCTGATAATCCCCCCACCTCATCGAACAGGAGTGACAGCTGGCAGAACGGAGGCACTTCTTGTAAAAG GAGTCCAGATGAGTCAGGCTCTGTATACAgcatagagcagctgccagaagAGAGGGAGCCCATTGAGCCCGCTGGGAAGAAATTAGACAAGGAGCTGAAGCCAGGACCTGTCAAAACAGACATCACTGAACCACTGTCCCCATATGAGCTCAGCAGCTACCCAA TTGAAGGAGACGCAGGGGGACCAGGTTCAAATGCAGATGGATACCAGGATGCCTTGTCTAAAAAGCAAAGACGCCCACAGGAAGATGACAGGAGGAGGAAAGAACAGGGGGCAGCT GTACCAGTGAAAAACAGGACAGTCACTTCCAAGATGCCACCACGCTTTGCCAAAAAGCAGGGAAGCATGAGCATTGAACAACCCGAGGAAGGAATTTCTTCTAACAATCTGGGAACTGAAATCTGGGAGACCAACAGCTCAG CTCTTTCAGTGCAGTCTTCAGGGGGAGACTCATGGACCAAACAGGTGTCTTACACTGGGAGTGAGCCCAACTCTGAG GACTCTGATGCGGGCccagaacaaaacaaagagcagcacaaaccagGGCCCATCGGAAATGAACGCTCCCTGAAACACCGGAAGGGCTCAGAAGGTGTCGATAGGCTGGAAGGTGGCCCTATCACACCAGTCAATGGTGTGGACCTCCATGTGGACACTGTGCTGCCTGTCCCACCCATTGAGTTTGGTGTCAGTGCCAAAGATTCAGATTTCAGCCTGCCGCCGGGTTCTACCCCAGTACCCGTGTCCAATCCTGTGAACAAGCTTCAGGAC ACTGCTTTGAATCAGAGTATCCCCATTTTGCGCTCCAACCACCTGCAGCCTGGCATCAACCTCAACCCCATCTCCTTTCCCAGTGCTGATCTCACTCTCAAG aTGGAGTCAGCACGCAAGGCGTGGGAGAACTCCCAGTCTCTTCCTGAGCAGGGCTCTCCTGGTGGCAGCGCTTCAGGTGCTCAGCCTCCCTGCAGTGCCGGCTCATCCACTGGTGTCAGTTACAGCTCGTTTGGAGGCGTTTCCATGCCACCAATGCCCGTTGCATCAGTAGCACCTTCCATGTCCATGCAAG GGAATCATATTCCCCCGCTGTATCTGGATGGTCACGTCTTTCCAAGCCAGCCACGCCTTGTACCACCTACCATGACCCAGCAGCAGACTTACCaacag GCGGCTGCAGCCCAGCAGATTCCCATTTCTTTACACACGTCTCTTCAGGCTCAGGCCCAGTTGGGGCTTCGGGGAGGTCTGCCTGTTTCTCAGTCCCAAGAGATGTTCAGCTCCATCCCCCCCTTCAG GTCCCAGGTTTACATGCACCCCAACTTGTCACAGCCCAGCCCCATGGTACTGTCAGGTGGAGCCCCTCTCAAGGGCCCATACTCAGCTTTCCCTGGCATGCAGCCATCAGACATGGTTAAACCCCAGTCAGGCTCACACTACCAGCCTATGAATGGCAGCCAGCAGCTAGTCTATGATAGTCAGATGAACCAAGGGCCTGGCATGGGCTCTTCACAGTTAATGGACTCTCAGCTCATTCAG GTCACTATGCCCCTGCCTGGCTCTCAGCTGCGTTATGGTTCAGctcaacaacacctcatcctcccacagtccatcCAGCTGCAGCAGGGACAGAACTTGTCAGTGGGAGCCCCACGCCGAATGCTACCACCAGGGTCGCAGGCAGCTGTCATGACTGGCAGCAGAGAG GGTCCACAGATGGAAATGAAAGGTTTTCAGTTCTCTGAGAAGCCCAATCATTCCCCAGGCATGTCTGGAGGTTCTTACAG acCTGGCTCTGCTAGCCCCGGCGGGAAGCCCTCTGGTCCTGGAGGACCTGTAGGCCCTCTGCCTACACATTTTGCTCAGCAG GTCCCTCCTGCTCAGGGCAGCATGGTGATGCACATGCGTCCCCCCACCACAGGCCCCTTCCCCAACCCTATTCAGAGACCTGTTATGCAGGTCAATAAGCCCGTCATCATCCGTTCCCCCCCTTACCCCAATCCTGGCCGTGACCCTCCCCACTCCATCCCTCCTTCAGCTTCCGAGCCCCCAGTTAAAGGGCAAGAGGATGGCATGAAG aataaaacaataagagatgTACGCAAGGCGGTGGGAGAGGGCAAAACACCGTCCGGGGGCATGACCAGCAAACTCCAGGAGCCCCTACCTTCCACAGGCCAAGCCAAACCAGCACGCACTGGAGCCATCAAACCCCAGGCTGTCAAAGTAGAAGAGGGCAAGGCGTAA